A single genomic interval of Xyrauchen texanus isolate HMW12.3.18 chromosome 40, RBS_HiC_50CHRs, whole genome shotgun sequence harbors:
- the LOC127633924 gene encoding coiled-coil domain-containing protein 6-like has product MMADSASESDTDGATPQCSSSSPILISPFRLEELTNRLASLQQENKVLKIELETFKLKCKALQEENRDLRKASVTMQARAEQEEEFISNTLFKKIQALQKEKETLAVNYENEEEFLTNELSRKLMQLQHEKVELEQHLEQEQEFQVNKLMKKIKKLENDTISKQLTLEQLSREKIDLENTLEQEQEALVNRLWKRMDKLEAEKRILQEKLDQPVSAPPSPRNISMEIESPENMMRHIQFLKSEVEKLKKNLRTAELHHTEKRAQYIEEERHMREENIRLQRKLQREVERREALCRQLSESESSLEMDDERYFNEMSAQGLRPRTVSSPIPYSPSPSSSRPISPGLSYASHTVGFTPPTTLTRAGMSYYNTPGLHVHVGASHGIARPSPRRSNSPDKFKRPTPPPSPNMQAGVQPPPPLPPLVHPVSSQAALSQQQQLQHSSQS; this is encoded by the exons ATGATGGCGGATAGTGCGAGTGAGAGCGACACGGACGGAGCCACCCCTCAGtgctcctcatcctccccaaTCCTCATCTCTCCCTTCCGTCTAGAGGAGTTGACGAACCGCCTGGCCTCTCTACAGCAGGAGAACAAAGTCTTAAAGATCGAGCTCGAGACGTTTAAACTGAAATGTAAAGCGCTGCAGGAGGAGAACAGAGACTTGCGCAAAGCCAGTGTCACCATG caagCAAGGGCAGAACAAGAAGAGGAGTTCATCAGTAACACCTTGTTCAAGAAGATTCAGGCCCTgcagaaagagaaagaaacacTAGCAGTCAACTATGAGAACGAAGAGGAATTCCTTACCAATGAACTCTCACGAAAACTTATGCAA TTACAACACGAGAAAGTCGAACTGGAGCAGCACTTAGAACAGGAGCAGGAGTTTCAAGTGAACAAACTGATGAAGAAGATCAAGAAACTGGAGAATGACACAATCTCCAAACAGCTCACCTTAGAACAG CTAAGTCGTGAAAAGATTGACTTGGAAAACACTTTAGAGCAAGAACAAGAAGCTCTAGTGAATCGTCTATGGAAGCGCATGGACAAACTGGAGGCAGAAAAAAG GATTCTACAAGAAAAGCTTGACCAGCCTGTCTCTGCCCCTCCATCCCCCAGGAACATCTCTATGGAGATAGAGTCTCCTGAGAACATGATGCGacacatccaattcctcaagagtGAGGTGGAGAAACTGAAGAAGAACCTGCGCACTGCAGAGCTACATC ATACAGAAAAGAGGGCTCAATACATAGAAGAAGAGCGGCATATGCGTGAGGAGAACATCAGGCTGCAGAGGAAACTCCAGAGGGAGGTGGAGCGCAGAGAGGCCCTGTGCCGGCAGCTGTCTGAGAGCGAGTCCAGCCTGGAGATGGATGACGAGAG GTATTTTAATGAGATGTCTGCTCAAGGCCTGCGTCCTCGTACCGTATCCAGCCCTATTCCCTACAGCCCATCACCGAGCTCCAGCAGACCCATCTCACCAG GGTTGTCATATGCCAGTCACACAGTGGGCTTCACCCCTCCCACCACACTGACCCGAGCGGGCATGTCTTACTACAACACGCCCGGCCTCCACGTCCATGTAGGAGCTTCACATGGCATCGCA AGACCCTCCCCAAGAAGAAGCAATAGTCCGGACAAATTCAAGCGTCCTACACCCCCACCTTCCCCCAATATGCAGGCTGGCGTGCAGCCGCCACCACCTCTTCCACCTCTGGTGCATCCAGTGTCATCCCAAGCAGCTCtgtcacaacaacaacagctgcaGCATTCCTCGCAGTCATAG